A single region of the Chitinophaga niabensis genome encodes:
- a CDS encoding ABC transporter permease encodes MFKNYLVVTWRSLWKNKTFSAINISGLAIGLSASLVIYLLVSYHFGFNKFDRDGDRIYRIVSDFVFTGVEYHNSGVTSPLGRAVQNELTGFDEVAAFRTWNDGVKVSVADAHKSFKKQRNIIFANVHYFNLFRHQWIAGTPATALQQPYQTVLTASNAQLYFPGLSASEIIGRELYFNDTVRTTVTGIVNDFKENTDFAFKIFVSYSTLSTTGLKPEDWDQWSSTNGASQLFVKLSAGAQVPQVEKEINKLYNKYNKPEPGNNNKTSYRLQPLNDIHFNSTYGAFGQPLANKQTLYGLLAIAAFLLLLGCINFINLTTAQAAQRAKEIGVRKAIGSSQKQLILQFLGETFQLTLIAALLSILLTPLILKAFAGFIPEGLGLSLATQPGVLLFLILLILLVTVLSGFYPALVLAGYNPVQTLKNQTYANAGKTRNAWMRKSLTVSQFVIAQVFILATVVVSKQIHYSLNKDLGFKKDAIVYFSTNVNEPDAKKRISLMNKLKAIPEIAMVSLGSAPPSSNGSWSSTMRYKDLETDVQVKIGDTGYLKLYGLQLLAGENIQHSDTVNGVLINERYAQILGFATSQQAIGQYITWDEERHVPITGVIANFHQTSLREPIKPLIIAHWSAKANTFSIALYPQNKAGTAWKAAFGKMEKAWKEIYPEEDFSYSFFNEEIARFYKNERQISRLLMWAAALAIFISSLGLLGLVIYTIRQRTKEIGVRKILGASVVQIVTLISKEFILLVILAFIIAIPLAWLSMHQWLQQFAYRTGMSSWIFVVSGLVMLSIALLTLGLQTIRAALVNPVKSLRAE; translated from the coding sequence ATGTTCAAAAATTACCTAGTCGTTACTTGGAGGTCGCTTTGGAAGAATAAAACTTTCTCAGCTATTAATATATCAGGCCTTGCTATTGGCCTTAGCGCATCATTAGTAATATACCTGCTGGTGAGCTATCATTTTGGCTTTAATAAGTTTGACAGAGATGGTGACCGGATTTACAGGATAGTATCTGACTTCGTTTTTACCGGCGTTGAGTATCATAATTCCGGTGTTACTTCTCCCCTTGGCAGGGCCGTTCAGAACGAACTTACAGGCTTTGATGAAGTGGCCGCCTTCCGTACATGGAATGATGGTGTAAAGGTAAGCGTGGCGGATGCGCATAAAAGCTTTAAAAAGCAAAGGAATATCATCTTTGCCAATGTTCACTATTTTAATCTCTTTCGTCATCAGTGGATTGCGGGTACTCCCGCCACTGCCTTACAGCAGCCTTACCAAACTGTATTGACTGCATCCAATGCACAGCTTTATTTCCCGGGGCTTTCGGCTAGCGAAATAATAGGCAGGGAGCTTTATTTCAATGACACCGTGCGTACCACCGTTACCGGCATTGTAAATGACTTTAAAGAGAATACCGATTTTGCCTTTAAGATATTTGTATCCTATAGCACCCTAAGCACTACGGGCCTGAAGCCGGAGGACTGGGATCAATGGAGCAGCACTAACGGCGCTTCGCAACTCTTTGTGAAACTCTCTGCAGGTGCACAGGTGCCGCAGGTGGAAAAGGAGATCAATAAGCTATATAACAAATACAATAAGCCTGAGCCGGGGAATAATAATAAAACCTCCTACAGGCTGCAACCCCTGAACGACATTCATTTTAACAGTACTTATGGTGCATTTGGCCAACCGCTTGCTAATAAGCAAACCTTATACGGTCTGCTGGCTATTGCTGCTTTTTTATTATTGCTGGGCTGCATCAACTTTATCAATCTAACTACGGCGCAGGCTGCACAGCGCGCAAAGGAAATAGGTGTACGTAAAGCTATCGGCAGTTCCCAAAAGCAACTCATCCTTCAATTCCTGGGTGAGACTTTTCAGCTTACTTTAATTGCAGCGCTGCTGTCAATACTGCTAACGCCGCTGATCTTAAAAGCCTTCGCCGGTTTTATCCCTGAGGGCCTGGGGCTTAGTTTGGCAACACAGCCTGGCGTGCTTTTATTTTTAATCTTATTGATATTGCTGGTCACTGTGCTGTCCGGCTTTTATCCTGCCCTGGTATTAGCCGGTTACAATCCTGTGCAGACCTTAAAGAACCAGACTTACGCGAACGCCGGTAAAACGCGTAATGCATGGATGCGTAAATCCCTGACCGTATCACAGTTCGTAATTGCACAGGTGTTTATTCTGGCCACCGTTGTTGTCAGCAAACAGATCCATTATTCGCTTAACAAAGACCTTGGTTTTAAGAAGGATGCAATTGTTTATTTCAGCACCAATGTTAATGAGCCGGATGCAAAGAAAAGGATTTCGCTGATGAACAAGCTGAAAGCGATACCTGAAATTGCCATGGTGAGCCTGGGCTCTGCGCCGCCTTCCTCCAATGGTAGCTGGTCCAGCACCATGAGATATAAAGATCTTGAAACAGATGTACAGGTTAAAATTGGCGATACCGGCTATCTTAAATTATATGGCTTACAATTGCTTGCAGGGGAAAATATACAGCACAGCGATACTGTAAATGGGGTGCTCATCAATGAAAGATATGCGCAGATATTGGGCTTTGCCACATCGCAACAGGCAATAGGTCAGTACATAACCTGGGATGAAGAAAGACATGTGCCCATAACAGGAGTGATCGCAAATTTTCACCAGACCTCTTTACGTGAACCTATCAAGCCATTGATAATAGCTCACTGGAGCGCTAAAGCGAACACCTTTAGCATTGCCTTGTACCCGCAGAACAAGGCAGGTACGGCATGGAAGGCAGCTTTTGGGAAGATGGAGAAAGCATGGAAAGAAATATATCCGGAAGAAGATTTCTCTTATAGTTTTTTTAACGAAGAAATAGCCAGGTTCTACAAAAATGAAAGGCAGATCTCCCGTCTGCTGATGTGGGCTGCAGCGCTGGCTATATTCATCAGCAGCCTCGGCCTGCTGGGGTTGGTCATTTATACTATCCGGCAGCGTACCAAAGAAATAGGTGTACGTAAAATACTCGGTGCTTCTGTTGTTCAGATCGTGACGCTGATCTCAAAAGAATTTATTCTGTTGGTCATTTTAGCATTTATAATTGCTATACCGCTTGCATGGCTAAGTATGCACCAATGGCTGCAGCAATTTGCTTACAGGACGGGCATGAGTTCCTGGATATTTGTGGTCAGTGGGCTGGTCATGCTTTCTATTGCATTGCTTACGCTGGGGTTACAGACTATCAGGGCGGCATTAGTGAACCCGGTGAAGAGCCTGAGGGCGGAGTGA
- a CDS encoding serine hydrolase domain-containing protein, which translates to MQKLIIFGLQLLPLLTVAQTAKPLQSSLEVFPDSTWERIINPGDYGWNNRKLKQLRGFIIDSTHTTGMVVIQSGKVLFEYGDVQELSYLASCRKSVLSMLYGPFVTNDKLKLNTTIEQLGLDDVGGLLPIEKKATINDLLTARSGVYHAASNEGDASAMAPKRGSVTPGSFWLYNNWDFNIAGYILERQTGKSIYELIDSILANPLQMQDWRIEAQRKTGDTTKSKYKAYHIWFSTRDMARLGYLMLRNGKWKDQQVLPASWVKTTTSIVTTNKEAEQNKTAYFHFGYGYLWWIWDAPYNKGAYEGAYSATGAFGQFITVLPKLDLVIAHKTKYEYERQVSTELYLKILDKLLAVRDAEK; encoded by the coding sequence ATGCAGAAACTTATAATTTTTGGTCTGCAACTACTTCCACTTTTGACAGTTGCTCAAACGGCAAAGCCTTTACAGAGTTCCCTTGAAGTATTTCCTGATAGCACCTGGGAAAGGATTATCAATCCGGGCGACTATGGCTGGAATAACAGAAAGTTAAAGCAACTTCGTGGTTTTATTATTGATAGCACTCACACTACGGGAATGGTGGTGATACAAAGTGGTAAAGTTTTGTTTGAATATGGGGATGTACAAGAACTTAGTTATCTGGCTTCATGTAGGAAGAGCGTTCTTTCGATGCTATATGGCCCTTTTGTTACCAATGATAAGTTAAAGTTGAATACTACCATTGAACAACTGGGACTTGACGATGTGGGTGGATTACTACCGATTGAAAAGAAAGCGACTATTAATGATTTACTCACGGCCCGCTCTGGTGTTTACCATGCAGCCAGTAACGAAGGTGACGCTTCTGCTATGGCGCCTAAAAGAGGCAGTGTTACACCAGGCAGCTTTTGGCTATACAATAACTGGGACTTTAATATAGCGGGGTATATTCTGGAGCGGCAGACAGGTAAAAGCATATACGAGCTCATTGACTCTATACTGGCTAATCCACTACAGATGCAGGACTGGAGGATCGAAGCGCAAAGAAAGACCGGTGATACCACAAAGTCAAAATACAAGGCGTATCATATATGGTTTTCAACTCGTGATATGGCACGGTTAGGCTACCTTATGTTAAGGAACGGAAAGTGGAAAGATCAACAAGTGCTTCCTGCCAGCTGGGTAAAAACCACTACTTCAATTGTTACCACAAACAAGGAGGCTGAGCAAAACAAGACCGCTTACTTTCATTTTGGTTATGGATACTTATGGTGGATCTGGGATGCACCATATAATAAAGGTGCCTATGAAGGCGCTTATTCCGCCACGGGTGCCTTTGGACAATTTATCACCGTTCTGCCAAAACTTGACCTTGTGATAGCTCATAAGACAAAGTATGAATATGAGCGACAAGTTTCTACTGAGCTTTATTTAAAAATTCTTGATAAATTATTAGCAGTCCGGGATGCTGAAAAGTAA
- a CDS encoding tetratricopeptide repeat-containing sensor histidine kinase: MNFRLCLLCTFSLLLLTAAAPRAQFYSKDSATIFKLIATAEEHFSNSIYDSALHYCDLAINYSRHNNYKKGLAFALIERTDILIDKGDLENAALQAGSTREIGQQLKDSMIVAISLMQMAQVNMYDKKYDEAIPYFEKSVQHYFEKHPSRYAALAFNDFGFTYGMKGELDKKAHCLIRSIDVYESLGDGFDGEKAAAYNNLATVYYELKQRDKTIEYAKRSVAYREKAGDISRLSLGCCNLSQFYLGVNNEEARRYQRLCVKYAEQSGDESRIIHSYITSSLIASEQKDSTTALEYEMKIISLLEKNRKDPLMLARRYIAAGMAFMKKDSVQALSWFNKSLALSGSLNDKFNLRDLYYQLAIFYKDHQNYEEAYHYYVRHILYRDSIIKNNTATAIAGLEAKYESEKKDNLISRLNTAQEIKTLQIEKQKALLAGNLEEARRKQNEIILLSKEKEVQDLKISQQDEKLEKQLLQVNYNQQQLELAAKEKQLKEKQLKSSRMVRNLLLTSLLLLLIIGFFLFNRYQLKRKIQEQEALLAVRNNIAKDLHDEIGSTLTSIRILSEVSGKDLQKEGNKVSGFIQKITEQSAAAQQGISDIVWAVKPENDKLENMVVRMREYAAQTLESRNIQTSISIDEKLLDTSLDMRQRRDLFLIYKEAINNVSKYAQATEVDVIITQQEQELNLTIRDNGIGFNANGTHSSNGLNNMQARANALNGTLSIHSAEGQGTLISLKIPVT; the protein is encoded by the coding sequence ATGAATTTCAGGCTTTGCCTGTTATGCACGTTCTCGCTTTTGCTTCTGACGGCTGCTGCACCTCGGGCACAATTCTATTCCAAAGATTCCGCGACAATATTCAAACTTATTGCAACCGCGGAAGAACATTTTTCCAATTCAATCTACGATTCCGCCCTACATTATTGCGACCTTGCAATCAATTACAGCCGGCACAATAACTATAAAAAAGGATTGGCTTTCGCGCTGATAGAAAGGACAGACATCCTCATAGACAAAGGAGATCTGGAAAATGCAGCCTTGCAAGCCGGTAGCACCAGGGAGATCGGTCAGCAACTGAAAGATTCCATGATTGTTGCTATTTCCCTTATGCAAATGGCACAAGTGAATATGTACGATAAAAAATATGACGAGGCCATTCCCTATTTTGAAAAAAGCGTACAGCATTATTTCGAAAAACATCCTTCCCGGTATGCCGCGCTTGCCTTCAACGATTTCGGATTTACCTATGGCATGAAAGGGGAGCTGGACAAAAAGGCCCATTGCCTGATCCGTTCCATCGATGTATATGAATCACTTGGAGATGGGTTCGATGGTGAAAAGGCCGCCGCTTATAACAATCTCGCCACTGTTTATTATGAGCTCAAACAAAGGGATAAAACCATCGAATACGCGAAAAGATCCGTTGCCTACAGGGAAAAAGCCGGTGATATTTCCCGCCTTTCCCTTGGATGCTGTAACCTCAGCCAGTTCTACCTTGGCGTGAATAACGAGGAAGCAAGACGATACCAGCGCCTCTGCGTAAAATATGCCGAGCAATCGGGCGACGAATCCCGTATCATTCATTCTTACATCACTTCCTCCCTCATCGCAAGTGAACAAAAAGACAGCACTACGGCACTCGAATATGAAATGAAGATCATTTCCCTGCTGGAGAAGAATAGAAAGGATCCGCTGATGCTGGCCCGGCGCTATATTGCTGCGGGTATGGCTTTCATGAAAAAAGATTCAGTCCAGGCATTATCCTGGTTCAACAAATCCCTGGCACTGTCGGGTTCCCTGAACGACAAATTTAATCTTCGTGACCTTTATTATCAGCTTGCGATCTTTTACAAAGATCATCAGAACTATGAAGAAGCCTATCATTACTATGTCAGACATATCCTCTACAGGGACAGTATCATCAAAAACAATACAGCAACTGCTATCGCCGGTCTGGAAGCCAAATATGAAAGTGAAAAAAAAGACAACCTGATTTCCCGCCTCAATACCGCTCAGGAGATTAAAACCCTGCAGATAGAAAAGCAGAAAGCCCTGCTGGCAGGAAATCTCGAAGAAGCAAGGAGGAAACAGAACGAGATCATCCTGCTGTCTAAAGAAAAAGAAGTGCAAGACCTGAAGATCAGTCAGCAGGATGAAAAACTGGAAAAACAATTACTTCAGGTCAATTACAACCAGCAACAATTGGAGCTGGCGGCCAAAGAAAAACAATTGAAGGAGAAACAGCTGAAAAGCTCCCGCATGGTCCGTAACCTCCTGCTCACAAGCCTTCTTCTTTTATTGATCATTGGATTCTTCCTGTTCAACCGGTACCAGTTGAAACGAAAGATCCAGGAACAGGAAGCCCTGCTTGCCGTGCGTAATAATATCGCCAAAGACCTGCACGACGAGATCGGCTCCACGCTCACCAGCATTAGGATATTATCGGAAGTTTCCGGGAAAGACCTGCAAAAAGAAGGCAATAAAGTCTCAGGCTTCATTCAAAAGATCACTGAACAATCCGCTGCCGCCCAACAGGGCATCAGCGATATTGTGTGGGCAGTGAAACCTGAAAATGACAAGCTTGAAAATATGGTGGTCCGCATGCGTGAGTATGCTGCACAAACACTGGAAAGCAGAAATATTCAGACCTCCATCAGCATCGACGAAAAGCTGCTGGATACGAGTCTGGATATGCGGCAACGAAGAGATCTCTTCCTGATCTATAAAGAAGCGATCAATAACGTCTCCAAATATGCACAGGCAACAGAAGTGGACGTTATCATAACACAACAGGAACAAGAGCTGAACCTTACTATCCGGGACAATGGCATTGGTTTCAATGCTAACGGAACCCACAGCTCAAACGGGCTTAATAATATGCAGGCACGCGCAAATGCATTGAACGGCACATTAAGCATTCACTCCGCCGAAGGACAGGGCACGCTTATCAGTCTAAAAATACCCGTTACATGA
- a CDS encoding response regulator transcription factor produces the protein MTIKVLAYDDNEVIRTSIEILIASEDGLELVAAIPNAETVETDVKELRPDVVLMDIDMPVVDGVTAVKKIREFNPQLPVIMLTIFDDNENIFKAICAGASGYLLKQNITGEIPGAIRNVLEGGAPMTGAIAKKVLQMLPQARSEEPEKGNLSAKESAILQLLVKGYSYKMIAGEQGISIDTVRFHIKKIYDKLHVHSATEAVSKAIRDKLV, from the coding sequence ATGACGATAAAAGTATTGGCATATGATGATAACGAAGTTATCCGCACCAGCATTGAAATACTGATAGCTTCAGAAGATGGCCTGGAACTGGTGGCCGCGATACCCAATGCGGAAACAGTGGAAACGGATGTGAAAGAATTGCGTCCGGACGTTGTTCTGATGGATATTGATATGCCTGTTGTAGATGGTGTGACGGCGGTTAAAAAGATCCGGGAATTCAACCCGCAATTACCGGTGATCATGCTTACCATCTTCGATGATAATGAAAACATCTTTAAGGCTATTTGCGCAGGGGCATCAGGTTACCTGTTGAAGCAGAATATCACGGGCGAAATTCCCGGGGCTATCCGCAATGTTCTGGAGGGCGGAGCCCCCATGACGGGAGCCATAGCAAAAAAAGTATTGCAAATGCTACCGCAAGCCCGTTCGGAAGAACCGGAGAAAGGAAATCTTTCCGCAAAAGAATCGGCTATCCTTCAGCTGCTGGTGAAAGGTTACAGTTATAAAATGATCGCCGGAGAACAGGGTATCAGTATCGATACCGTTCGTTTCCATATAAAAAAGATATACGATAAACTCCACGTACACTCCGCTACAGAAGCCGTTTCCAAGGCTATAAGGGATAAGCTGGTATAA
- a CDS encoding OmpA family protein, protein MKMILALSIILMSAITLHAQVSLPKRVEQRAKDKSGNKVDETVDKGIDSAFSKTGRAIGNLFKKKDKGKKQQNDQENGSGAGNEVTGTAERKSTGNISGAPKNINSTTDFVPGEMVLFEDDFEKDALGDFPAQWNTNGSGKVVTIGGLDGKWLDVVHNCIITPVMNRQLPENSTIEFDLFLRSETGRSTPFIQFGLTQVKDILREDLFYQDRFFINLHRYTEEDGKTLEYGLKNDIIGNKSNFPLTSYVNKVLHVAIAVNKSRIRLYLDNNKIIDLPRALTSAMRNTFFLNNNAVIPASEIGMLISNVRIASAETDARSLLVKQLMEEGKAVTNDILFDVNSDKLRPESFSIINQFGDALQKEPSLKIKIIGHTDNDGNDASNLALSQKRAVAVKSYITEKYAVAGSRIQTDGKGESQPVADNASVGGKAKNRRVEFVKL, encoded by the coding sequence ATGAAAATGATCCTCGCGCTGTCCATCATACTGATGAGCGCAATAACTTTACATGCACAGGTCTCTCTGCCCAAGAGAGTGGAACAAAGGGCAAAGGACAAATCCGGCAACAAAGTGGATGAAACTGTAGACAAAGGCATTGATTCCGCCTTTTCTAAAACAGGCCGGGCCATCGGTAACCTGTTCAAGAAAAAAGACAAAGGTAAAAAACAACAGAACGACCAGGAAAATGGTTCCGGTGCCGGAAATGAAGTAACCGGAACTGCCGAAAGAAAAAGCACCGGGAACATTTCCGGAGCTCCGAAGAACATCAACAGCACCACTGACTTTGTGCCTGGGGAAATGGTACTGTTTGAAGACGATTTTGAAAAAGATGCATTAGGAGATTTTCCTGCACAATGGAATACCAATGGAAGCGGAAAAGTGGTGACCATAGGAGGGCTGGATGGAAAATGGCTGGATGTGGTGCACAATTGTATTATTACCCCGGTTATGAATAGGCAATTACCGGAAAACAGCACCATAGAGTTTGATCTCTTCCTCAGATCGGAAACAGGGCGCAGCACACCGTTCATCCAGTTCGGGCTCACACAGGTGAAAGATATTCTGAGGGAAGACCTGTTCTACCAGGACCGCTTCTTTATCAACCTCCACCGGTATACGGAAGAAGATGGGAAAACCCTGGAATACGGATTGAAGAATGATATCATTGGCAACAAAAGTAATTTCCCGCTTACTTCTTATGTGAATAAAGTGCTGCATGTTGCGATTGCCGTTAATAAATCCCGGATCAGGCTCTACCTGGACAATAACAAGATCATCGATCTTCCACGGGCATTGACCAGTGCAATGAGAAACACTTTTTTCCTGAACAATAATGCGGTGATACCTGCCTCCGAGATCGGCATGCTTATCAGTAATGTACGCATAGCATCGGCTGAAACAGATGCCCGTAGCCTGCTGGTCAAACAATTGATGGAAGAAGGGAAAGCGGTGACAAATGATATACTGTTCGATGTAAACAGTGACAAGCTCAGGCCGGAATCTTTCAGCATCATCAATCAGTTTGGAGATGCCTTGCAAAAAGAGCCTTCGCTGAAAATAAAGATCATTGGTCATACCGATAATGATGGCAATGATGCCAGCAACCTGGCATTGTCACAGAAAAGAGCGGTTGCCGTAAAAAGCTATATCACGGAAAAATATGCTGTAGCCGGCTCCAGGATCCAAACAGACGGAAAGGGTGAATCGCAGCCCGTGGCAGATAATGCCAGTGTGGGTGGCAAAGCAAAGAACCGTCGCGTAGAATTTGTAAAACTTTAA
- a CDS encoding RNA polymerase sigma factor — MPGNSFTNEKALLLRVAEGNENAFAELFHNYYNQLGDFIIRITESEEITQEIVQDVFLKIWTNRQALAKVDSFKAYLFTVARNHAFNCLKQTARLRNRQKAYEYYELQAAGTQHEEAMSTDVLQLVEKAVELLPPRQRSVFLLSRKEGISHELIARKLNISHETVKKHMVLALRFLRDHLRTSLRFLVLILSFIFRS; from the coding sequence TTGCCGGGAAACTCCTTCACCAATGAAAAAGCGCTGCTATTGCGAGTTGCAGAGGGCAATGAAAATGCCTTTGCAGAATTGTTTCATAACTACTACAACCAACTTGGCGATTTCATTATCCGTATAACAGAATCCGAAGAAATTACCCAGGAGATCGTTCAGGATGTATTCCTGAAAATATGGACCAACCGCCAGGCATTGGCCAAGGTAGATAGTTTCAAAGCCTATCTATTCACAGTAGCCAGAAATCATGCATTTAACTGCCTTAAACAAACGGCCCGGCTAAGGAACCGCCAGAAGGCATACGAATATTATGAACTTCAGGCTGCCGGCACCCAACATGAAGAGGCCATGTCTACCGATGTACTGCAGCTGGTTGAAAAGGCCGTGGAACTGCTTCCTCCCAGGCAAAGAAGCGTTTTCCTGTTAAGCCGGAAAGAAGGTATATCCCATGAGCTCATTGCCAGAAAGCTCAATATCTCCCACGAAACCGTTAAAAAGCATATGGTATTGGCACTGAGGTTCTTAAGAGACCATCTCCGTACCAGCCTTCGCTTTTTAGTCCTTATTCTTTCTTTCATATTCCGCAGCTAG
- a CDS encoding FecR family protein — protein MHKARLAYLLSIYFDKTATAAEVDELMEAVEDSKHDEELKSLLAELWEQHHSHHRPISEEKGAETLRAILQQERVLKPVAVKKRWWPAAAAAAIMLFIAGYYWMSNQRPTNEYMAEQPVPPYVIKPGGNKAVLTLADGSHIELDSSREGVLTTQGSAVVVNSSSSILAYGPNKNSTDEAVYNTLSTPRGGQYCLILSDGTKVWLNANSSIRFPATFNGDTRSVSIKGEAYFEVAKNKAKPFLVTAKEATIRVLGTHFNIMAYEDEGMMTTTLLEGAVKVSKGDKFKILKPGVQAQILADETMKTAIVDVDEEMAWKNGWFNFNSWDIQRIMRQISRWYDIDVVYEGKMPTGHYSGIVSRENNISQVLQIMKAGGVDFKIEDRKIIVSEGH, from the coding sequence ATGCATAAAGCTAGACTGGCTTATCTATTGAGTATCTATTTTGATAAAACTGCTACAGCTGCAGAGGTAGATGAGTTGATGGAGGCGGTTGAGGACAGTAAACATGATGAGGAGCTCAAAAGTCTGCTCGCCGAATTATGGGAGCAACACCATAGCCATCATCGGCCGATCAGTGAAGAAAAGGGGGCTGAGACGTTAAGAGCTATCCTGCAACAGGAGAGAGTGTTGAAACCAGTAGCCGTAAAGAAGCGGTGGTGGCCGGCAGCGGCAGCAGCTGCCATTATGTTATTCATCGCAGGTTATTATTGGATGAGCAATCAGCGGCCCACGAATGAGTATATGGCAGAACAGCCTGTACCACCCTATGTGATCAAACCCGGTGGGAATAAAGCGGTATTAACACTGGCGGACGGTTCTCATATAGAACTGGATTCCTCACGTGAGGGCGTGCTGACAACACAGGGAAGCGCGGTGGTTGTGAACTCCAGTTCATCCATATTAGCCTATGGCCCCAATAAAAACAGCACAGATGAAGCAGTATATAATACATTGTCTACACCAAGAGGAGGACAATATTGCCTGATACTTTCAGATGGCACCAAAGTATGGCTCAATGCCAATTCCAGCATCCGCTTCCCGGCCACTTTTAATGGCGATACAAGAAGCGTGAGCATTAAAGGGGAAGCTTATTTTGAGGTAGCAAAGAATAAAGCAAAACCATTTCTCGTAACAGCGAAAGAAGCAACAATCAGGGTATTGGGTACCCATTTCAATATCATGGCCTATGAAGATGAAGGCATGATGACCACTACCTTGCTCGAAGGAGCAGTAAAGGTATCTAAAGGAGACAAGTTTAAAATATTGAAGCCGGGGGTACAGGCACAGATCCTTGCTGACGAAACAATGAAAACCGCAATTGTTGATGTAGATGAGGAAATGGCCTGGAAGAACGGTTGGTTTAACTTTAACTCATGGGATATTCAACGCATTATGCGGCAGATATCCAGATGGTACGACATAGACGTAGTATATGAAGGGAAGATGCCAACAGGGCATTATTCAGGAATTGTAAGCCGTGAAAACAATATCTCTCAGGTATTGCAGATCATGAAGGCTGGTGGTGTTGACTTTAAAATAGAAGACCGCAAGATCATAGTGTCCGAAGGCCACTAG